The Reichenbachiella carrageenanivorans region CCAATGAAGTAAGTGCTACTGTAAGTGTCTATTACATCAAAAACGTAATAGTGAGTGCTGAAGAAGAGGAAGAAGAAACATCTGAGGTCACTGCTGTGTCTCCAGAAAACTCTAACGCACTAAAAGTGTATCCTACACCAGCATCAGACAAAGTATATTTTAGCCAGCCAACTAGCTATACACTACACGACATGAATGGTGCCCAGCTAAAGCAAGGAACACATGCGGTAAGCTTACATACTTCAGACTTGACCAACGGTATCTATATCCTGAAAAATGCCCAAGGCCAATCGACCAAAATAGTAATTACTCACTAATCAATCGAGTCATCCACAACACAACAACATCAACGTAGTATCAACCACTTATACTACATTTCTAAAGCACAGTCCAAATAGGTTGGACTGTGCTTTTTTATTCTTACTATTAAGTTATAAAACAAAAAGGCCTTAGCTTTTGGCTAAGACCTTCAATATTCTTAATCAGTACTTAAAATTAAGCCACTTCGATCAATTCGATTTCAAAAATCAATGCCGAGAAAGGTGCGATGTCTGCTCCTGCTCCTCTTTCGCCATAGGCCAAATCTTGTGGTATAAAAAGTCTCCATTTATCCCCTGGCACCATTAATTGTAAAGCCTCAGTCCATCCTGCAATCACACCATTCACTGGAAATGTAGCTGGCTGACCACGTTGTACAGAGCTATCAAACACCTTTCCGTCGATCAACGTACCTGTGTAATGCGTAGTCACTTGGCTAGCAGGTGTAGGCTTAGTACCTGACGCATCGCCAGACTCGATCACTTCATATTGCAACCCGCTAGGCAAAGTAGTTACTCCTTCTTTTACGGCATTTACAGCCAAGAATGCTTCACCTTTTTCTTTAGCATCACCAGCAGCTTCTGCTTTCAATTCGCCAATTTTCTTTTGGATCACTTGGTTGATTTCATCAACTGTCAATTCGCTGTGGCCAGCAAATGCATCACCCATTCCACTCATAAAAGCATCCAGATCAAAAATGGTGTTAAATCCTTCGTTGATAAAATTGGTACCTACGCTTTGTCCTAGTCCGTAACTGAATTTTTGCTCTTCAGTATTTAATTCTGTCATTGTCTCTTTTTTTAATAAAGGTGCAAAGGTAGGCCTTTCGAAAAGGCTATCAAACCGATACCGTTTTCATTTTCTTATGAAACACCACAGGCTTTCATTAAGATTTTGAATTCAATACTACCAATCAATCGGAAAGTAGTCCTTTAAGAATTTACCGCACCAGTGCTCGCCCCTATTGATACCATCAAAAACAGGATCCATCACACGAGCAGCACCATCCACAATATCAAGCGGGGGTTGAAAGTCATGTACCTCTTCTTTGAATTTAGCAATTTGAGCAGGATCTTCATCCGTCACCCAACCCGTATCTACAGCATTCATATAAATGCCATATTTGGCTAATTCTCCTGCCGATGTATGCGTCAGCATATTGAGCGCAGCCTTAGCCATGTTGGTATGTGGGTGGCGTGGTTCTTTTTTGAATCGATAAAATTTGC contains the following coding sequences:
- a CDS encoding FKBP-type peptidyl-prolyl cis-trans isomerase, producing MTELNTEEQKFSYGLGQSVGTNFINEGFNTIFDLDAFMSGMGDAFAGHSELTVDEINQVIQKKIGELKAEAAGDAKEKGEAFLAVNAVKEGVTTLPSGLQYEVIESGDASGTKPTPASQVTTHYTGTLIDGKVFDSSVQRGQPATFPVNGVIAGWTEALQLMVPGDKWRLFIPQDLAYGERGAGADIAPFSALIFEIELIEVA